In Aristaeella hokkaidonensis, the following are encoded in one genomic region:
- a CDS encoding ribose-phosphate pyrophosphokinase, translated as MTDFVSTWNKDSFLTYPVGPLGLIAMPGTEEMGIKVNSWLKKWQDHTEESMPGDMSTTPGAERQDFLIDVTCPRFGNGEAKGMIKESIRGYDMYILCDPGAYNVEYEMFGRRVPMSPDEHFANLKRIIAAMGGKAKRVTVIMPMLYEGRQHRRSARESLDCAMALQELENMGVSNIITFDAHDPRVQNAIPTTGFESIMPSYQIFKALLKKDKTLRIDKEHMMIVSPDEGAIDRNIFYASVLGLDMGLFYKRRDYTRIVNGRNPIVAHEYLGDSVEGKDVFVADDMLSSGESIIDLAKELKKRKANRIFAGCTFALFTNGIDAFEEAYRNGFIDRVISTNLTYRKPELAETEWFIEADMSKYISFIIATLNHDRSLSKLLNPYDRIHALLKRYNNEQMAAGMRLI; from the coding sequence ATGACAGATTTTGTCAGTACCTGGAACAAAGACTCATTTCTGACTTATCCCGTTGGTCCTCTGGGGCTGATCGCCATGCCCGGTACCGAAGAGATGGGCATTAAGGTGAACAGCTGGCTGAAAAAGTGGCAGGATCATACCGAAGAATCGATGCCCGGCGACATGAGCACCACCCCCGGTGCGGAACGGCAGGACTTCCTGATCGATGTCACCTGTCCCCGCTTCGGCAACGGTGAAGCCAAGGGCATGATCAAAGAGAGCATCCGCGGTTACGATATGTACATTCTCTGTGACCCCGGTGCCTACAATGTCGAATATGAGATGTTCGGCCGCCGCGTTCCGATGAGTCCGGACGAGCATTTCGCCAACCTGAAGCGGATCATCGCCGCCATGGGCGGTAAGGCCAAGCGTGTCACGGTCATCATGCCTATGCTGTATGAAGGCCGGCAGCACCGCCGTTCAGCCCGTGAGAGTCTGGACTGCGCCATGGCCCTTCAGGAGCTGGAGAACATGGGCGTCAGCAACATCATCACCTTTGACGCGCATGATCCCCGGGTTCAGAACGCCATCCCCACCACCGGTTTTGAGAGCATCATGCCCAGCTATCAGATCTTCAAGGCCCTGCTCAAGAAGGACAAGACCCTGCGGATCGATAAGGAACACATGATGATCGTCTCTCCGGATGAAGGCGCCATCGATCGCAACATCTTCTATGCCTCCGTTCTGGGGCTGGATATGGGTCTGTTCTACAAGCGTCGTGATTACACCCGCATCGTGAACGGCCGCAACCCCATCGTCGCTCACGAATATCTGGGCGACAGCGTGGAGGGCAAAGACGTCTTCGTCGCGGATGATATGCTGTCCAGCGGTGAAAGCATCATCGACCTGGCGAAAGAGCTGAAAAAGCGCAAGGCCAACCGCATCTTCGCAGGCTGCACCTTCGCCCTCTTCACCAACGGCATTGATGCCTTTGAAGAAGCCTACCGCAACGGTTTCATCGATCGGGTCATTTCCACCAACCTCACCTACCGCAAACCTGAGTTGGCGGAAACCGAGTGGTTCATTGAAGCGGATATGAGCAAATATATCTCCTTCATCATCGCCACCCTGAACCACGACCGCAGCCTCAGCAAGCTCCTGAATCCCTATGACCGGATTCACGCCCTGCTTAAGCGTTACAATAATGAGCAGATGGCTGCGGGTATGCGCCTGATCTGA
- a CDS encoding prolipoprotein diacylglyceryl transferase family protein yields the protein MEPIKLGFLTIYPFGLLMILPALGALLLAARSMGKAGLKKETAGWFALLAVPLCFALARLGFCLFVIDQMLGSEDFGMIFRVNEGGFLLWGALCGGLLAAWITGKITKQPSAKIADSAVVGACLLIAAGRIICGLIFKDQGIGFPLSDWFNTDWLDPEEAEYANRFSLFALEDYSFFERLPFAIQNFYDEWCWAIFVPEAIWACVTAWIISRCRAKDGGKTILFIILYSCGQIVLEAMLRGEVLHLPWLGFVRANQVICAVALVAVICICLKKLDKTERGKAALVCFVQVIPAVLIVVAMEFAAFEKKITLIQSWPADVCHLLAGLACLWMGLAAGHVWQRVYALQAPSDLVK from the coding sequence ATGGAACCGATCAAACTGGGTTTTCTGACCATCTACCCCTTCGGTCTGCTGATGATTCTCCCGGCTTTGGGCGCGCTGCTGCTGGCAGCCCGGAGCATGGGGAAGGCAGGACTGAAAAAAGAAACCGCCGGCTGGTTTGCCCTGCTGGCGGTTCCGCTTTGCTTTGCGCTGGCACGGCTGGGCTTCTGCCTGTTCGTGATTGACCAGATGCTGGGGAGCGAAGACTTTGGCATGATCTTCCGGGTGAACGAAGGCGGCTTCCTGCTGTGGGGCGCGCTCTGCGGCGGCCTGCTGGCGGCCTGGATCACCGGAAAAATCACGAAACAGCCCTCCGCGAAAATCGCTGACTCTGCCGTTGTGGGGGCCTGCCTGCTGATTGCGGCGGGGCGGATCATCTGCGGCCTGATTTTCAAGGACCAGGGAATCGGTTTCCCGCTTTCAGACTGGTTCAACACGGACTGGCTGGATCCGGAAGAGGCGGAATATGCCAACCGCTTCAGCCTGTTCGCGCTGGAAGATTACAGCTTCTTTGAACGGCTTCCTTTCGCTATCCAGAACTTCTATGACGAATGGTGCTGGGCGATTTTTGTGCCGGAAGCCATCTGGGCGTGTGTGACAGCGTGGATTATCTCCCGGTGCCGGGCGAAGGACGGCGGGAAAACAATCCTGTTCATCATCCTGTATTCCTGCGGACAGATCGTGCTGGAGGCCATGCTGCGGGGCGAGGTGCTGCATCTGCCGTGGCTGGGTTTCGTGCGGGCCAATCAGGTCATTTGCGCGGTCGCCCTGGTTGCGGTGATCTGCATCTGCCTGAAGAAGCTGGACAAGACGGAACGCGGCAAAGCTGCGCTGGTCTGCTTTGTCCAGGTGATCCCGGCTGTCCTGATCGTGGTGGCGATGGAATTCGCTGCTTTCGAGAAAAAAATCACCCTGATTCAATCCTGGCCCGCAGACGTCTGCCACCTGCTCGCAGGGCTGGCGTGCCTCTGGATGGGATTGGCTGCAGGGCATGTGTGGCAACGGGTCTACGCTTTACAAGCCCCGTCGGATCTGGTAAAATAA
- a CDS encoding polysaccharide deacetylase family protein, producing the protein MRKTIRAALALLAVICLLTGTAGSALSETLQECHKVTNKAEITTQKNKSQVKLWHVETAYPAVTEEINGIASAWADELGPDLPKAGNNGKKNSRLDVEIRYSRTGLHWMSFLVQARTTYHQQLKAQKFTTRTYNMETGEQIRLTDVFDDTDEVWAMLGDKVRQALSDYWPDEEPDEEKLNSLCTQEALEEADFTLHGMSLVLHYPAEILYPNHFTLMDVTLFYPEIRDMMTEAGRTETNNEAYYKTCALTFDDGPSAKNTPGVLDALMETGARGTFFVIGNRIKENRWLVQREHDNGNAIGAHNWHHGNVTKSSGSALRAMPQKVNTAMIKSIGIPVRYDRVPGGRYPRMVEVKVGWAYIQWSLDTYDWRGLSTSAVLNKVKKKLHDGDIILCHDIKDHTPESTRQIVRYLEEEGYMPLTIDELFAKDGVTLEKYKVYYRCDQGDTSIRKD; encoded by the coding sequence ATGAGAAAAACAATCAGAGCTGCGCTTGCTTTGCTGGCAGTAATCTGCCTGCTTACGGGAACGGCCGGCTCCGCCCTGTCGGAAACTTTGCAGGAATGCCACAAAGTAACCAATAAGGCAGAGATCACCACACAGAAAAACAAGTCGCAGGTCAAACTGTGGCACGTGGAAACGGCGTATCCCGCGGTGACCGAAGAGATCAACGGTATTGCTTCGGCCTGGGCGGATGAGCTGGGTCCCGATCTGCCGAAGGCGGGCAACAACGGCAAGAAGAACAGCCGGTTGGATGTGGAGATCCGGTACAGCCGGACAGGCCTCCACTGGATGAGCTTCCTGGTACAGGCGCGAACCACCTATCATCAGCAGCTGAAAGCCCAGAAGTTTACTACCCGAACCTATAATATGGAAACCGGGGAACAGATCCGGCTGACGGACGTTTTTGACGATACGGACGAAGTCTGGGCCATGCTGGGTGATAAGGTACGGCAGGCACTGAGTGATTACTGGCCGGACGAGGAGCCGGATGAGGAAAAACTGAACAGCCTTTGCACACAGGAAGCCCTGGAGGAAGCGGACTTTACGCTTCACGGGATGTCCCTGGTGCTGCATTATCCGGCGGAGATCCTGTATCCGAACCATTTCACGCTGATGGATGTGACCCTGTTCTACCCGGAGATCCGGGATATGATGACCGAGGCGGGCAGGACTGAAACCAACAATGAAGCCTATTACAAAACCTGTGCGCTGACCTTTGACGACGGTCCCAGCGCCAAGAATACGCCCGGCGTACTGGACGCACTGATGGAAACCGGCGCCCGGGGAACTTTCTTTGTGATCGGAAACCGGATCAAGGAGAACCGCTGGCTGGTTCAGCGGGAGCATGACAACGGCAACGCCATCGGCGCGCACAACTGGCATCACGGGAATGTAACCAAATCCTCGGGATCCGCCCTGCGTGCGATGCCACAAAAAGTCAATACCGCAATGATCAAGTCCATCGGTATTCCGGTGCGGTATGACCGGGTGCCGGGCGGACGTTATCCGCGGATGGTTGAGGTGAAAGTGGGCTGGGCTTATATCCAGTGGAGCCTGGATACCTATGACTGGCGCGGGCTGAGCACCTCCGCTGTCCTGAACAAGGTAAAGAAAAAACTGCATGACGGGGATATTATCCTCTGCCATGATATCAAAGACCATACTCCGGAATCGACACGGCAGATCGTGCGATACCTGGAGGAGGAAGGTTATATGCCGCTCACCATCGATGAGCTTTTTGCAAAGGACGGCGTGACACTGGAAAAGTATAAGGTATATTACCGGTGCGACCAGGGGGACACGTCCATCCGGAAGGACTGA
- a CDS encoding leucine-rich repeat domain-containing protein yields MLLLLVLLMLVPQTLAEETEKVTYRDITVDKNTEYVDLGDRKVLQWDVLYDFLLQLPNLKKVDMYNVIVNLQVYNKLNELFPNVEFGVQFRYGAHRVRTDDTAFSTLWAEGARKHTYDEIAMMVWCKNLYALDIGHHPVKKLDFLYELPELRVLIVALCDLTDITPIASLKHLEYLEIFHNKITDISCLKDLKYLMDLDLVQNYVEDLTPLTEMKSLKRLWIYRNIKNDLESPDMETVRMLQEALPDCQIEARGTSRSKGWVRHPHQEVIQRIFHSKVYEPFADSDPENMPEPWRTEYLEKNGETAETEAIEPAE; encoded by the coding sequence GTGTTACTTCTTCTTGTGCTCCTTATGCTGGTTCCCCAGACTCTGGCTGAGGAGACAGAAAAAGTTACTTACAGGGATATCACTGTAGACAAGAATACAGAGTATGTGGACCTTGGAGACCGAAAGGTGCTCCAGTGGGATGTGCTCTATGATTTCCTGCTGCAACTGCCTAACCTGAAAAAGGTAGACATGTACAATGTGATTGTGAACCTGCAGGTGTATAACAAACTGAATGAGCTTTTCCCGAATGTAGAGTTTGGCGTTCAGTTCAGATACGGCGCTCACAGAGTAAGGACAGACGACACCGCTTTTTCCACACTGTGGGCTGAAGGTGCCAGAAAGCATACCTACGATGAAATCGCAATGATGGTCTGGTGCAAAAACCTGTACGCGCTTGATATCGGACATCACCCGGTAAAAAAGCTGGATTTCCTGTATGAATTGCCGGAACTCAGGGTGCTGATTGTGGCACTGTGCGACCTGACAGACATTACGCCCATCGCAAGCCTGAAACACCTGGAATACCTGGAGATTTTCCACAACAAGATTACAGACATTTCCTGCCTGAAAGACCTGAAATACCTGATGGATCTGGATCTGGTGCAGAATTATGTGGAGGATCTGACGCCGCTGACGGAAATGAAGAGCCTGAAGCGCCTGTGGATTTACCGGAATATCAAGAATGATCTGGAATCTCCGGATATGGAAACTGTCCGGATGCTGCAGGAGGCGCTGCCGGACTGCCAGATTGAGGCGAGGGGCACATCCCGGTCCAAGGGCTGGGTACGGCATCCGCATCAGGAGGTTATTCAGCGGATTTTCCACTCCAAGGTATATGAACCGTTTGCAGATTCCGATCCGGAAAACATGCCTGAACCGTGGCGTACGGAATACCTGGAGAAAAACGGAGAAACGGCTGAAACAGAAGCTATCGAACCCGCGGAATAA
- a CDS encoding S1C family serine protease → MRKIMNKKVLGVIALALVCVFAGTVIGASQPSASAEEKVVLTSPFTEAIAKVRDSVVGVNNYQIVNNNYGGYDNFGGYFPWSYFGGGYGNGYGNGYGYNQPDSSEEVKYGSGSGVVIEKEYVLTNYHVVEGAHSLKISIGDDEKNLYDATVVASDSDKDVAVLKVPGLPLEPVELGDSDELVIGDWVVNIGNPIGFTGTATAGIVSGLNREIESDNSKPDKYGKNTPVVNSMIQTDAAINSGNSGGGMFNTAGQLVGIPTLKYTGTRYSSNAAVESIGMCIPINEAKDVIEAALSGKGNVEEGQQAAADGEGTTGGLTGKPRMGVTVSTVKDTNGQLPRGAYVVSVDEGSPAEAAGLKKGDIMVEVNGQVITTVTEEIEIISQLKEGDEVAVRVWRPENVSEDGRISTEGDYIDLTVKLAVVDEIAQ, encoded by the coding sequence ATGAGAAAGATTATGAATAAGAAGGTCCTGGGCGTGATTGCCCTGGCGCTTGTTTGTGTATTTGCGGGTACTGTGATCGGTGCTTCGCAGCCTTCCGCCAGTGCGGAAGAAAAGGTTGTGCTGACTTCTCCCTTTACTGAGGCAATTGCCAAGGTACGGGACAGCGTGGTCGGCGTTAATAACTACCAGATTGTCAACAACAATTACGGCGGATATGACAACTTCGGCGGATACTTCCCCTGGAGCTATTTCGGCGGAGGATACGGAAACGGCTATGGCAACGGCTACGGATACAACCAGCCGGATTCTTCCGAGGAAGTCAAGTACGGCAGCGGCTCCGGCGTAGTCATCGAAAAGGAATATGTGCTGACCAACTACCATGTGGTGGAAGGTGCACACAGCCTGAAGATTTCCATCGGCGATGATGAGAAGAACCTGTATGACGCGACCGTGGTGGCCAGCGATTCTGACAAGGACGTGGCCGTGCTGAAGGTGCCCGGACTGCCGCTGGAACCGGTTGAGCTGGGCGACAGCGATGAACTGGTGATTGGCGACTGGGTGGTCAATATCGGCAACCCAATCGGATTTACCGGTACCGCCACAGCGGGTATTGTCTCCGGCCTGAACCGGGAAATTGAATCCGACAACAGCAAGCCTGACAAATACGGAAAGAACACGCCTGTTGTAAACAGCATGATCCAGACGGACGCTGCCATCAACAGCGGTAACAGCGGCGGCGGTATGTTCAACACTGCCGGCCAGCTGGTTGGTATCCCGACACTGAAGTACACCGGCACCCGCTACAGCTCCAATGCCGCTGTTGAAAGTATCGGCATGTGCATCCCGATCAACGAGGCCAAGGATGTGATTGAAGCGGCATTGAGCGGCAAGGGCAATGTGGAGGAAGGCCAGCAGGCTGCTGCGGACGGTGAAGGCACTACCGGCGGCCTGACAGGTAAGCCCCGGATGGGTGTGACCGTCAGCACGGTGAAGGATACCAACGGCCAGCTGCCGAGAGGCGCTTATGTAGTCAGCGTGGATGAAGGCAGCCCGGCGGAAGCCGCAGGCCTGAAGAAGGGCGATATCATGGTCGAAGTGAACGGCCAGGTGATTACTACCGTAACCGAAGAAATTGAGATCATCTCCCAGCTGAAGGAAGGCGACGAGGTTGCAGTAAGAGTGTGGCGGCCTGAAAACGTGTCGGAGGACGGACGGATTTCCACCGAAGGCGACTATATCGACCTGACAGTCAAACTGGCAGTTGTGGACGAAATCGCCCAGTAA
- the rsxC gene encoding electron transport complex subunit RsxC, with protein sequence MKNTFRGGVHPAGHKDLSRESRLRLFDPKGEMVFPLSMHIGKPAKPVVKKNDEVKVGQLLAEADGFVSAPIHSSCSGKVKAIEKRRVLGGGMAECIVIDNDGMFTPAEDYTQRTDASKLSNSDIIQRVQKAGIVGLGGAGFPTAVKLQPKNADAIEYVIANGAECEPYLTCNDQLMRIHSNEIAEGLELVLRLFPNAEGVICIEDNKPEAIEAMSRAVSDKPKISVRTMITKYPQGGERSLIQAVAGVDFPTSKLPADVGCVVQNVGTLYAIQRAVLYGEPLFSQCFTITGEAVAEPGNYMVRVGTSYAELLEAAGGVKEGMEIRKALSGGPMMGIAIGSLDIPIQKQNNGLTLLAEDPVEAAEAVMTSCLRCGRCTTVCPMGLTPQLMCDAAVAGDLERYEKKLYGMDCIQCGSCSFACPAKRPLTPTFKQAKAEILEKRKREGGAQK encoded by the coding sequence GTGAAAAACACATTTCGCGGCGGCGTACATCCCGCAGGTCATAAGGACCTGAGCCGGGAAAGCCGTCTGCGTCTCTTCGATCCGAAGGGAGAGATGGTTTTCCCGCTTTCCATGCACATTGGAAAACCCGCGAAACCGGTGGTGAAAAAGAATGATGAGGTGAAGGTGGGGCAGTTGCTCGCGGAAGCGGACGGCTTTGTTTCCGCACCGATTCATTCCAGCTGTTCGGGTAAGGTGAAGGCAATTGAAAAGCGCCGGGTGCTGGGCGGCGGCATGGCAGAATGCATTGTCATCGACAATGACGGAATGTTCACGCCCGCGGAAGATTATACCCAGCGGACGGACGCTTCCAAACTGTCCAACAGCGACATCATCCAGCGGGTACAGAAGGCCGGCATCGTCGGCCTGGGCGGCGCAGGTTTCCCGACGGCTGTAAAACTCCAGCCGAAGAATGCTGACGCGATCGAATACGTGATCGCCAACGGCGCTGAGTGCGAGCCGTACCTGACCTGCAATGATCAGCTGATGCGGATCCATTCCAATGAGATCGCGGAAGGCCTGGAGCTGGTGCTTCGGCTTTTCCCGAACGCCGAAGGTGTAATCTGCATCGAGGATAACAAACCCGAAGCCATTGAGGCGATGAGCCGCGCTGTATCGGATAAGCCGAAGATCAGCGTACGGACCATGATTACCAAGTACCCCCAGGGCGGTGAGCGCAGCCTGATCCAGGCTGTGGCCGGTGTGGATTTCCCCACCAGCAAGCTGCCCGCTGACGTGGGCTGCGTGGTGCAGAACGTCGGAACGCTGTACGCGATCCAGCGCGCTGTACTCTACGGAGAACCGCTGTTTAGCCAGTGCTTCACCATTACCGGTGAGGCGGTTGCAGAACCCGGAAACTATATGGTCCGGGTGGGCACCAGCTATGCCGAACTGCTGGAAGCAGCCGGCGGTGTGAAGGAAGGCATGGAGATCCGCAAGGCTCTCTCCGGCGGACCCATGATGGGTATTGCCATCGGTTCACTGGACATCCCGATCCAGAAGCAGAACAACGGCCTGACGCTGCTGGCGGAAGACCCGGTGGAAGCGGCGGAAGCCGTGATGACCAGCTGCCTGCGCTGCGGACGCTGCACAACGGTGTGCCCGATGGGCCTGACACCCCAGCTGATGTGCGACGCGGCGGTGGCCGGCGACCTGGAACGGTATGAGAAGAAGCTGTACGGCATGGACTGCATCCAGTGCGGCAGCTGCAGCTTTGCCTGCCCGGCCAAACGGCCCCTGACGCCTACGTTCAAGCAGGCGAAGGCAGAAATCCTTGAAAAGAGAAAACGGGAAGGAGGCGCTCAGAAGTGA
- a CDS encoding GGDEF domain-containing protein, which yields MAADQKKNFRIAFLTVDWNYELVESTLHGLTQYTVDHPNVQIRVFDCFGKDQGNDKDRSEYTIFQLPNLSCFDGLLVQSNQIVLRAAWESLEKQIVESGIPAVSIGQELKGCSLVFFDNSQAQYDIAEHIIREHGARRLAYLTGNLHSGFEGPERMSGFLAACRDNGIPKENIEIIECTWRTSDGVDVAKKWISEGRPLPDAFISANDEMALGLMETLQENGIRIPRDVMVCGFDNLSSAELSSPRLSTVHTDHSKLDYFAADVLVGMIRGEETRTRIPFGYELICSESCGCHNAPRRGVIRDLYFQQTRFLRSFYIQQDLMAEELFEAQDLPDLMRIFNKSHSIFGCDNVYLCINEYYFDNYDKNMWPHYAEHFDSTMVLFDSGAKDSESGEEVVRFPTSSLLPDHLMEKEPFLIFYPLHYNTYSIGYIVLNGICAAAKHNLHESILNFLEIAIENVRKKSLLHNLNDTLDELYVHDALTGLYNRFGLTRFGQQRYDDLIASEGSVQVLFIDMNDMKAINDRFGHESGDAALKASARILQRICSENAFIMRYGGDEFIIIDSGRNPTLCEEIDAAADEYNRTSGIPFVLSLSIGVVRTTNEERKPLDECIRIADSLMYRNKQKKKAARKAEQPYPDHPE from the coding sequence ATGGCTGCGGATCAGAAGAAAAATTTCCGGATCGCTTTCCTTACAGTCGACTGGAACTACGAACTGGTGGAAAGCACGCTCCACGGGCTGACGCAATATACCGTGGATCATCCAAACGTGCAAATCCGTGTATTCGACTGCTTCGGTAAAGATCAGGGAAATGATAAGGACCGGAGTGAATACACGATTTTTCAGCTGCCTAATTTATCCTGCTTTGACGGCCTCCTGGTTCAGAGCAACCAGATCGTACTGCGGGCCGCATGGGAAAGCCTTGAAAAGCAGATCGTTGAAAGCGGCATCCCCGCAGTCTCCATCGGTCAGGAACTGAAAGGATGTTCTCTCGTCTTTTTTGATAACAGCCAGGCACAGTATGATATTGCCGAGCATATTATCCGTGAACACGGTGCCCGCCGCCTTGCCTACCTGACCGGCAACCTGCACAGCGGTTTTGAAGGCCCGGAGCGCATGAGCGGTTTCCTGGCCGCCTGCCGGGACAACGGGATCCCGAAGGAAAATATCGAGATTATCGAGTGCACCTGGCGCACCAGCGACGGCGTGGATGTCGCAAAGAAGTGGATCAGCGAAGGGCGTCCCCTGCCCGACGCCTTTATTTCCGCCAATGATGAGATGGCCCTGGGCCTGATGGAAACCCTGCAGGAAAACGGGATCCGGATTCCGCGGGATGTGATGGTCTGCGGCTTTGACAACCTCTCCTCCGCGGAGCTGTCCAGTCCCCGTCTTTCCACCGTCCATACCGATCACAGCAAGCTGGATTATTTTGCGGCGGATGTGCTGGTCGGCATGATCCGGGGAGAAGAAACCCGCACGCGCATTCCCTTCGGATATGAGCTGATCTGCTCCGAATCCTGCGGCTGCCACAACGCGCCGCGCCGCGGCGTGATCCGCGACCTCTACTTCCAGCAGACCCGGTTCCTCCGTTCCTTCTATATTCAGCAGGACCTCATGGCTGAAGAGCTGTTCGAAGCCCAGGACCTGCCGGACCTGATGCGGATTTTCAACAAGAGTCACTCCATCTTCGGCTGTGACAACGTCTATCTGTGCATAAACGAATATTATTTCGATAACTATGACAAGAACATGTGGCCGCATTACGCGGAGCACTTTGATTCCACCATGGTTCTGTTTGACAGCGGCGCGAAAGACAGTGAATCAGGTGAAGAAGTCGTTCGCTTCCCCACCAGCAGCCTCCTGCCGGATCACCTGATGGAAAAAGAACCCTTCCTGATCTTTTACCCCCTGCATTACAACACCTATTCCATCGGCTATATTGTGCTGAACGGCATCTGCGCCGCGGCTAAACATAACCTGCACGAAAGCATCCTCAACTTCCTGGAAATCGCTATTGAAAACGTGCGCAAAAAGAGCCTGCTCCATAACCTGAACGATACCCTGGACGAACTCTATGTCCATGACGCGCTGACCGGCCTTTACAACCGTTTCGGCCTGACCCGTTTTGGCCAGCAGCGTTATGATGACCTGATCGCCTCTGAAGGTTCCGTTCAGGTGCTCTTCATCGATATGAACGACATGAAGGCGATCAACGACCGCTTCGGCCATGAATCCGGCGATGCCGCACTGAAGGCCTCCGCCCGGATTCTCCAGCGGATCTGTTCTGAAAACGCCTTCATCATGCGTTACGGCGGTGATGAATTCATCATCATCGACAGCGGCAGGAATCCCACCCTGTGTGAGGAGATCGATGCCGCAGCGGATGAGTACAACCGCACCTCCGGTATTCCTTTTGTCCTGAGTCTTTCCATCGGTGTCGTCCGCACCACCAATGAGGAGCGCAAGCCCCTGGATGAATGTATCCGGATTGCAGATTCCCTGATGTACCGGAACAAACAAAAGAAAAAAGCTGCCCGCAAAGCGGAGCAGCCATATCCGGATCATCCGGAATAA
- a CDS encoding phosphodiester glycosidase family protein translates to MKRNTVRWIAAILLLLALAAGLSCPSIVEAEEATKLPMDFTKGGVKTDKDKWTYDGKTPVAYSDSTIEVTSEKSSVTAKVKGKNVKHEVWVIRIKIQDASQLRTAVSKDTYNGRGQAKGEDIAKSKNAVVAMNGDFFKYENDVGYVVRQAEFIRDATDTSRKKKGQPICFDMLVVDNEGDFYIVPQARTKEIEEFIETRLTPEGRTVMDTFNLGPALVIDGEVQDIASSQAAQQGDYQWNYPQQRIALAQTGHLEYAIVEVFGQTDSTAGLTLEEFANLIAEKVPDAKIAYNFDGGGSTNLILNNKKICKTPGLREITDIIYFASAEGYVEE, encoded by the coding sequence ATGAAGCGTAATACTGTCCGATGGATTGCCGCAATACTGCTGCTGCTCGCGCTGGCAGCCGGGCTTTCCTGTCCGTCCATTGTGGAGGCTGAGGAAGCAACGAAGCTGCCGATGGATTTCACCAAGGGCGGCGTCAAGACTGACAAAGACAAGTGGACCTATGACGGAAAAACGCCTGTTGCCTACAGCGATTCCACGATTGAGGTCACATCTGAAAAAAGCTCCGTGACCGCCAAGGTAAAAGGCAAGAACGTCAAGCATGAAGTCTGGGTGATCCGGATCAAGATCCAGGACGCTTCCCAGCTGCGTACCGCGGTGAGCAAGGATACCTATAACGGCCGCGGACAGGCGAAGGGCGAAGACATCGCAAAGAGCAAGAATGCCGTTGTTGCGATGAACGGGGACTTCTTCAAATATGAAAACGACGTAGGATACGTTGTGCGCCAGGCTGAGTTTATCCGGGACGCGACGGATACCAGCCGGAAAAAGAAGGGCCAGCCGATCTGCTTCGATATGCTGGTGGTGGACAATGAAGGAGACTTCTATATTGTTCCCCAGGCCCGGACGAAGGAAATTGAGGAGTTCATCGAGACCAGGCTGACCCCTGAAGGAAGAACAGTGATGGATACGTTCAACCTGGGACCTGCGCTCGTGATTGACGGAGAGGTACAGGATATCGCTTCCTCCCAGGCGGCACAGCAGGGGGATTATCAGTGGAACTATCCCCAGCAGCGCATTGCCCTGGCACAGACCGGGCATCTGGAATACGCCATTGTGGAAGTGTTCGGCCAGACGGACTCCACTGCCGGCCTGACACTGGAAGAGTTTGCGAACCTCATCGCGGAAAAGGTACCGGATGCCAAGATCGCCTACAACTTTGACGGCGGCGGATCCACAAACCTGATCCTGAACAACAAAAAGATCTGCAAGACCCCCGGCCTGCGGGAGATTACCGATATCATTTACTTTGCATCTGCTGAAGGCTACGTTGAGGAATAA